A window of Selenomonas ruminantium subsp. lactilytica TAM6421 contains these coding sequences:
- a CDS encoding PTS system mannose/fructose/N-acetylgalactosamine-transporter subunit IIB, with product MEIAFCRIDDRLIHGQVATVWTKVTGCNRIMCCSDEVAKDEMRKKLLLQVAPPGIKAYVVPVEKACEAYKNPKYDAFKTLFLFTKPADVVRAVKGGIPFKSVNLGGMTYKDGDTLISSAVAVNPDDVKALLELQDMGIEVEIRKLASEPKGDLMSALKAKGLA from the coding sequence ATGGAAATCGCATTTTGCCGTATTGATGACCGTCTGATCCATGGTCAGGTCGCTACTGTTTGGACGAAGGTAACGGGCTGCAACCGCATCATGTGCTGCAGCGATGAGGTAGCTAAGGATGAGATGAGAAAGAAGCTGCTGCTGCAGGTGGCTCCGCCGGGAATCAAGGCTTACGTTGTGCCTGTGGAAAAGGCCTGCGAAGCTTATAAGAACCCGAAGTATGATGCATTCAAGACGTTGTTCCTGTTCACGAAGCCGGCTGACGTTGTCCGGGCTGTGAAGGGCGGTATCCCGTTCAAGTCTGTCAATTTGGGGGGCATGACTTATAAGGATGGCGATACGCTGATTTCCAGCGCCGTAGCTGTCAATCCGGATGATGTAAAAGCACTGTTGGAACTTCAGGATATGGGGATTGAAGTGGAGATCCGCAAGCTTGCCAGCGAGCCGAAAGGGGATTTGATGTCGGCTCTGAAGGCGAAGGGATTGGCTTAA
- a CDS encoding PTS sugar transporter subunit IIC, which yields MNKQELFDKFIEFMGRFAEIRAVAALRDGFIMTTPFTICGSVFLLLANLPIPGYAEFMAGLFGPEWTAPLNAVSGATFSVLALIAVLAITYKYVEAEGCDAIMAAILALSTFLIVLPPTVTATGGVVVDNIIPKAWAGSNGVITAILVSFVVSWVFCYCEKNHIGIKMPPAVPGGVAKAFEALTPGMVLFTIGAVVYGLCHFMGATTFPELIFKIVQTPLQGLSDTLIGGSVIAALQSILFWAGIHGPNVVGGVVNPILIANSLDNQHIIDMGMQLAGNPDAKIITCQINDVFIKSGGCGLTIGLLIASWLSAKSSQMKSITKLASVPGIFNINEPIIFGLPIVFNPYLLVPFILVPLLALIISYAAIAIGFMNPFSAVQVPWTTPPIIAGLLLNGWQGAVVQIIIIAMSTAVYFPFVRAQDRAMLAEEQGDNAGGDDHQEEEGQPALHN from the coding sequence ATGAACAAACAAGAACTGTTCGACAAGTTCATCGAGTTCATGGGACGCTTCGCGGAGATCCGCGCTGTAGCCGCCCTGCGCGATGGCTTTATCATGACCACCCCCTTTACCATTTGCGGTTCCGTATTTTTGCTTTTGGCGAATCTTCCCATTCCCGGCTATGCCGAATTCATGGCCGGGCTCTTCGGTCCCGAATGGACTGCTCCCCTGAACGCCGTTTCCGGCGCCACCTTCAGTGTACTTGCTTTGATTGCCGTTCTGGCCATCACCTATAAATATGTGGAAGCGGAAGGCTGCGATGCCATCATGGCCGCCATCCTGGCTCTGTCCACCTTCCTGATTGTGCTGCCTCCTACGGTTACAGCCACGGGCGGTGTTGTTGTGGACAACATCATCCCCAAGGCCTGGGCCGGCAGCAACGGTGTCATCACCGCCATTCTCGTCAGCTTCGTGGTTTCCTGGGTATTCTGCTACTGCGAAAAGAACCACATCGGCATCAAGATGCCCCCTGCCGTTCCCGGCGGTGTGGCCAAGGCCTTTGAAGCCCTGACTCCGGGCATGGTGCTCTTCACCATCGGCGCTGTGGTCTACGGCCTCTGCCATTTCATGGGGGCCACGACGTTCCCAGAACTCATCTTCAAGATCGTGCAGACGCCGCTGCAGGGCCTGTCGGATACGCTGATCGGCGGCTCCGTCATCGCCGCCCTCCAGAGCATCCTGTTCTGGGCTGGCATCCATGGCCCCAATGTGGTTGGCGGCGTGGTCAATCCCATCCTCATTGCCAACTCTCTCGACAACCAGCATATCATCGACATGGGCATGCAGCTGGCAGGCAATCCCGATGCCAAGATCATCACCTGCCAGATCAACGATGTGTTCATTAAATCCGGCGGCTGCGGCCTGACCATCGGCCTGTTGATCGCCAGCTGGCTCTCCGCCAAGTCTTCCCAGATGAAATCCATCACGAAACTGGCTTCCGTGCCAGGTATCTTCAATATCAATGAACCCATCATCTTCGGCCTGCCCATCGTCTTCAACCCTTACCTCTTGGTTCCCTTTATCCTCGTACCGCTGCTGGCACTGATCATCAGCTACGCTGCTATTGCCATCGGCTTCATGAATCCCTTCAGCGCCGTACAGGTTCCCTGGACCACGCCGCCCATTATCGCAGGCCTTCTCTTAAACGGCTGGCAGGGTGCTGTGGTGCAGATCATCATCATCGCCATGAGCACCGCCGTCTACTTCCCGTTTGTCCGCGCCCAGGACAGAGCTATGCTGGCTGAGGAACAGGGCGACAACGCAGGCGGGGATGACCATCAGGAAGAAGAAGGTCAGCCGGCCCTGCATAACTGA
- a CDS encoding MurR/RpiR family transcriptional regulator, giving the protein MRLLKAMQEKERFSCTEENIVDYILANPAQIAEMTTRELAEKTYTSPAAIFRLCQKLGLKGYNEFKIKFTSEINRTLPCGSHIMRRPITDKDSPADIVRKIAQLEVEAIEETKNEMDLHQLERIAALVDKSTIIDIYAYDQNYALAQMAVYNFLQIQHIAVAHNSLNSQLSTALCSDKSHIAFLISRSGLNQRLTRTARILKKRGITTVLLSTSRQTELASLCSEFVYIANTIDYLDLGGNIFSVGVRYYFDVLISLLLSHHFNDVEDFYQEFENYLGHAEDKDRLW; this is encoded by the coding sequence ATGCGCCTGTTGAAGGCCATGCAGGAAAAGGAGCGTTTTTCCTGCACCGAAGAGAATATCGTGGATTACATCCTGGCCAACCCGGCCCAGATTGCGGAAATGACCACCCGGGAACTGGCAGAAAAGACATATACCAGCCCCGCCGCCATCTTCCGCCTGTGCCAAAAGCTAGGACTCAAGGGCTATAATGAATTCAAAATCAAATTCACCAGCGAAATCAACCGCACCCTGCCCTGTGGTTCCCATATCATGCGGCGCCCCATCACCGACAAGGACAGCCCCGCCGATATCGTGCGCAAGATCGCCCAGCTGGAAGTGGAGGCCATCGAGGAGACCAAAAACGAAATGGACCTGCACCAGTTAGAGCGCATCGCCGCCCTGGTGGACAAGTCCACAATCATCGATATTTATGCCTACGACCAGAACTACGCCCTGGCCCAGATGGCCGTTTATAATTTCCTGCAGATCCAGCACATCGCCGTGGCCCACAATTCCCTGAACAGTCAGCTCTCCACCGCCCTGTGCTCTGACAAGAGCCATATCGCCTTCCTGATCAGCCGTTCCGGCCTAAATCAGCGCCTCACCCGCACCGCCCGCATCCTCAAGAAACGCGGCATCACCACGGTGCTGCTGTCCACCAGCCGCCAGACGGAACTGGCCAGCCTCTGCAGTGAATTCGTCTACATCGCCAATACCATCGACTATCTGGACTTAGGCGGCAATATCTTCAGCGTAGGCGTGCGCTACTACTTCGATGTCCTCATCAGCCTGCTACTGTCCCACCACTTCAACGATGTGGAAGATTTCTACCAGGAATTCGAAAACTACCTGGGACATGCCGAGGATAAGGACAGATTATGGTAA
- a CDS encoding HMA2 domain-containing protein — MACELKTLPLGLPLTVASVGTIATLGAGKNLHAGFGIAWAALTFLHGWQHHKKMQADACKLFGCGKKAEKAAVEPVQALLDSFQVDAYIPGCVRLRSSLLAANPQWQRDLEDYIKSFTGVETAVINTLTGSLLITYDAAKLRQKPKLAALEAKLAEQAKARN, encoded by the coding sequence ATGGCGTGTGAATTGAAGACTTTGCCCTTGGGCCTGCCCTTGACGGTGGCTTCCGTGGGAACAATCGCTACCCTGGGGGCGGGAAAAAACCTCCATGCTGGCTTCGGCATTGCCTGGGCGGCGCTGACTTTCCTGCATGGCTGGCAGCATCATAAGAAGATGCAGGCCGATGCCTGCAAGCTGTTCGGCTGCGGGAAAAAGGCGGAAAAAGCAGCAGTGGAGCCGGTGCAGGCTTTGCTGGACAGTTTCCAGGTGGATGCCTACATCCCCGGCTGCGTGCGGCTGCGCAGCAGCCTGCTTGCCGCCAATCCCCAATGGCAGCGGGATCTGGAAGATTACATCAAATCCTTTACCGGCGTGGAAACGGCTGTGATCAATACGCTGACCGGTTCCCTGCTGATCACCTATGATGCAGCTAAGCTGCGGCAGAAGCCGAAACTGGCGGCTTTGGAAGCAAAGCTGGCGGAGCAGGCAAAGGCACGCAATTGA
- a CDS encoding clostripain-related cysteine peptidase has translation MDWVKRIRQLALLLLLVLGAVLLLVGCLDDEDEGERALVFANEYRAEDSWLVYWYVCGTDLESEMGAASSDLEELQKVQLPENVKVLIQTGGTEKWQNDTVKGGVIGRYLYDKDGLHELEQAPDADMGAKDTLAAFLRYGKEKFAADHRVFVFWDHGGGSAAGVCKDERTGHALSLNDIRGAFTAVHPASESAPPFELIGFDACLMAAYDVAGTLQGLGRYMTASEELEPGNGWNYAGWVGALGKNPAMGGAALGQVICDTYMKGCRDYGTEDAATMSVIDLGKMPELRKAYEAFGLEALRQAKANPYGFFTAFGRGARQAENYGGNTRYQGFANMVDLGDLAQKAGGILPNTANQLVQAIDQAVIYKVQGDYRNKGRGLSSFYSYDGDTDSFASYAAQQAAPLPQKCLYHYLIYGQMPREGEALLTGTAPGHSGLHVPQAAPKQKLFKVDNLEDLAVDVDAEGNSFVKLTREQMDMLASIHCQLVYMDVDEDILLYLGSDANIDADWEKGIFKDNFQGTWPMLDGHPVFVEITAEEEGYNIYSVPIKLNGVECNLQVTYTFADKKYHILGARRGIDSQGMGDRNLIRLKAGDQITTLHYGMTISGDEEDLTQVEVDTFTIGDQPKFAEEDMGDGVYGYCFEFVTPAGDSALSKLVQFTIQDGKIVTAVE, from the coding sequence ATGGATTGGGTGAAACGGATCAGACAGCTGGCGCTGTTACTGCTGCTTGTCCTAGGGGCGGTACTGCTTTTGGTGGGTTGTCTGGATGATGAGGATGAAGGGGAGAGGGCGCTGGTCTTTGCCAATGAATACCGGGCTGAGGACAGCTGGCTGGTTTATTGGTATGTCTGCGGCACGGATCTGGAGTCGGAAATGGGGGCGGCCAGCAGCGATCTGGAAGAATTGCAGAAGGTGCAGCTGCCGGAGAATGTGAAGGTTCTCATCCAGACCGGCGGTACGGAAAAGTGGCAGAATGACACGGTGAAAGGCGGTGTCATTGGCCGGTATCTCTACGATAAGGACGGCCTGCATGAGCTGGAGCAGGCTCCGGATGCTGATATGGGGGCCAAGGATACACTGGCGGCCTTCCTGAGGTATGGCAAGGAAAAGTTTGCTGCTGACCATCGGGTGTTCGTCTTCTGGGATCACGGGGGCGGCAGCGCTGCCGGTGTCTGCAAGGATGAGCGCACGGGCCATGCCCTGAGCCTCAATGATATCCGGGGGGCCTTCACAGCCGTCCATCCGGCTTCGGAGAGTGCGCCTCCCTTTGAGCTTATCGGCTTTGATGCCTGCCTGATGGCTGCTTATGATGTGGCCGGCACCTTGCAGGGGCTGGGACGTTATATGACGGCCTCAGAGGAGCTGGAACCGGGCAATGGCTGGAACTATGCCGGCTGGGTGGGCGCTCTGGGGAAAAATCCCGCGATGGGAGGCGCCGCTTTAGGGCAGGTCATCTGTGATACCTATATGAAGGGCTGCCGGGATTATGGGACGGAAGATGCCGCCACCATGTCGGTCATCGATCTGGGGAAGATGCCTGAACTGCGCAAGGCCTATGAAGCCTTTGGCCTCGAAGCCCTGCGGCAGGCTAAGGCCAATCCCTATGGCTTTTTCACGGCCTTTGGCCGTGGGGCCCGGCAGGCGGAAAACTATGGCGGCAATACCCGCTATCAGGGATTTGCCAATATGGTGGATCTGGGGGATTTGGCTCAGAAGGCAGGGGGAATCCTGCCCAATACAGCCAATCAGCTGGTGCAGGCCATTGACCAGGCGGTCATCTATAAGGTGCAGGGGGACTACCGGAACAAGGGCCGGGGGCTTTCCAGCTTCTATTCCTACGATGGCGATACGGACAGCTTCGCCAGCTATGCGGCCCAGCAGGCTGCGCCCTTGCCGCAGAAATGTCTGTATCACTATCTCATTTACGGGCAGATGCCCAGAGAAGGAGAGGCGCTGCTGACGGGAACGGCGCCGGGGCATTCCGGCCTGCATGTTCCGCAGGCGGCTCCCAAGCAAAAGCTATTCAAGGTGGATAATCTGGAGGATTTGGCCGTGGATGTGGATGCAGAAGGCAATTCCTTTGTGAAGCTGACCAGGGAACAGATGGATATGCTCGCGAGCATTCATTGCCAGCTGGTCTACATGGATGTGGATGAGGATATCCTGCTCTATCTGGGCAGTGATGCCAATATCGATGCGGATTGGGAAAAAGGTATCTTCAAGGACAATTTCCAGGGAACCTGGCCCATGCTGGATGGTCATCCCGTCTTTGTAGAGATCACCGCCGAGGAGGAGGGCTACAATATTTATTCCGTGCCCATCAAATTGAACGGTGTGGAATGCAATCTGCAGGTGACCTATACCTTTGCCGACAAGAAATATCACATTCTGGGCGCCCGCCGGGGCATCGACAGCCAGGGCATGGGGGACCGCAACCTCATACGGCTGAAAGCCGGGGATCAGATCACCACCCTGCATTATGGCATGACCATTTCCGGAGATGAGGAGGATCTGACCCAGGTGGAGGTGGACACCTTCACCATCGGAGATCAGCCGAAATTTGCCGAGGAGGATATGGGGGACGGGGTCTATGGCTATTGCTTTGAGTTCGTCACCCCTGCCGGGGACAGCGCCTTGTCCAAACTGGTGCAGTTCACGATTCAGGATGGAAAGATCGTTACGGCGGTGGAATGA
- a CDS encoding PTS sugar transporter subunit IIB gives MKKITLLCAAGMSTSMLVKAMQKAAADENFECEIAAFPTSEAKEKAAGSDVILLGPQVRFQKGKIAELLPGIPVEAIDMRMYGRMDGAGVLKFAREKMNA, from the coding sequence ATGAAAAAAATCACATTACTCTGTGCCGCAGGTATGAGCACCAGCATGCTGGTCAAAGCCATGCAGAAAGCTGCTGCTGACGAGAACTTCGAATGCGAGATCGCCGCTTTCCCGACTTCTGAGGCCAAGGAAAAAGCTGCTGGCTCCGATGTGATCCTCTTAGGCCCCCAGGTGCGTTTCCAGAAGGGCAAGATTGCAGAACTGCTGCCGGGCATTCCCGTGGAAGCCATCGACATGCGCATGTACGGCCGCATGGACGGTGCCGGCGTCCTCAAGTTCGCCCGGGAAAAAATGAACGCATAA
- a CDS encoding 6-phospho-beta-glucosidase has product MGFPKGFLWGGAVAAHQLEGGWQEGGKGISVADVMTAGRHGVPREITDGVLPGKNYPNHEAIDFYHHYKEDLALLAEMGFKCFRTSIAWTRIFPKGDEMEPNEAGLKFYDDLFDEMLKHGIEPVVTLSHFEMPYHLVTEYGGWRNRKLVDFFVRFAVTCFKRYKNKVKFWMTFNEINNQREVNVPFMAFTNSGILYGENEDKYATLYQVAHHEFIASAKAVIEGHKINPDFKIGCMLAMGPVYPETCRPGDQIASLKEMDKSFFFGDVQARGHYPSYIIKLWENKGYHVKMEDGDLDLLQQGKVDYFAFSYYMSNVTTSVEENKQSLQGGFATGVKNPYITESDWGWPIDPEGLRYMLNVLQERYELPLMIVENGIGLHETAPAEGEIQDDARIDYFRAHIQEMKKAIDEDGVDLWGYCPWGPIDLVSAGTGEMEKRYGFIYVDKDNEGNGTLKRARKKSFHWYKKVIASNGEDLD; this is encoded by the coding sequence ATGGGTTTTCCAAAAGGTTTCTTATGGGGTGGCGCAGTAGCTGCCCATCAGCTCGAAGGCGGCTGGCAGGAGGGCGGCAAGGGCATCAGCGTAGCTGACGTCATGACCGCCGGCCGGCACGGCGTGCCCCGGGAGATCACGGACGGCGTGCTCCCCGGCAAGAACTACCCCAATCATGAAGCCATCGATTTCTACCATCACTACAAAGAAGATCTGGCATTGCTGGCGGAAATGGGTTTCAAATGCTTCCGCACCAGCATCGCCTGGACCCGCATCTTCCCCAAAGGGGACGAGATGGAGCCCAATGAGGCAGGCCTGAAATTCTACGATGACCTCTTTGACGAGATGCTCAAGCACGGTATCGAACCGGTGGTAACCCTGTCCCACTTCGAGATGCCCTACCATCTGGTGACGGAATACGGTGGCTGGCGCAACCGCAAGCTGGTGGACTTCTTTGTCCGCTTCGCCGTGACCTGCTTCAAGCGCTACAAGAACAAGGTCAAATTCTGGATGACCTTCAACGAGATCAACAACCAGCGGGAAGTCAACGTGCCCTTCATGGCCTTCACCAACAGCGGCATCCTCTACGGCGAAAACGAGGACAAGTATGCCACCCTCTATCAGGTGGCCCATCACGAGTTCATCGCCTCCGCCAAGGCCGTCATCGAAGGCCACAAGATCAATCCGGACTTCAAGATCGGCTGCATGCTGGCCATGGGCCCGGTCTATCCGGAAACCTGCCGTCCCGGCGACCAGATCGCTTCCCTCAAGGAAATGGACAAGAGCTTCTTCTTCGGCGATGTGCAGGCCCGGGGCCACTACCCCTCCTACATCATCAAGCTCTGGGAAAACAAGGGCTACCATGTGAAGATGGAAGACGGGGATCTGGATCTCCTGCAGCAGGGCAAGGTGGATTACTTCGCCTTCAGCTACTACATGAGCAATGTGACCACCTCTGTGGAGGAGAACAAGCAGAGCCTGCAGGGTGGCTTTGCCACCGGCGTGAAGAACCCTTATATCACCGAATCCGACTGGGGCTGGCCCATCGATCCGGAAGGCCTGCGCTATATGCTCAACGTCCTGCAGGAGCGCTATGAACTGCCTCTGATGATCGTGGAAAACGGCATCGGCCTCCACGAAACGGCCCCGGCGGAAGGGGAAATCCAGGACGATGCCCGCATCGACTACTTCCGCGCCCACATCCAGGAAATGAAAAAAGCCATCGACGAGGATGGCGTAGACCTCTGGGGCTACTGCCCCTGGGGCCCCATCGACCTTGTCTCCGCCGGCACCGGCGAGATGGAAAAGCGCTACGGCTTCATCTACGTGGACAAGGACAACGAAGGCAACGGCACCCTGAAACGTGCCCGCAAGAAATCCTTCCATTGGTACAAGAAGGTCATCGCTTCCAACGGCGAAGACCTGGACTAA
- the manZ gene encoding PTS mannose transporter subunit IID codes for MEKQLTKGDLVSIFIRSNFLLGSFNFERMQAIGFCVSLIPALKKLYKDDPEEYKRSLKRHLEFFNTQPFLATPIMGIIAAMEEKKANGADIGEDTLSGVKVGLIGPLAGVGDPIFWGTLRPVLAALGAGVALTGSIVGPLIFFIAFNVIRLLTNWYGVMYGYDKGTELVNEVGGNRMRYLTEGSSVLGLLVMGALVAKWTTVNMPLVLSSYTNSQGEQVVTTVQSLLDSLMPGIVPMLMTFACMYLLKKGVNPLVIILGLFALGIAGYAVGLFA; via the coding sequence ATGGAAAAACAGCTCACTAAAGGCGATCTCGTATCGATTTTCATTCGTTCCAACTTCCTGCTCGGCTCCTTCAACTTCGAGCGCATGCAGGCTATCGGCTTCTGCGTGTCCCTGATTCCGGCACTGAAGAAGCTCTACAAAGACGATCCCGAAGAATACAAGCGTTCCTTGAAACGCCATCTGGAATTCTTCAACACCCAGCCCTTCCTGGCAACGCCGATCATGGGGATTATCGCGGCTATGGAAGAGAAAAAGGCCAACGGCGCCGATATCGGTGAGGACACCCTCTCCGGCGTAAAAGTAGGTCTGATCGGTCCTCTGGCCGGTGTAGGCGACCCGATTTTCTGGGGCACCCTGCGTCCGGTACTGGCAGCTCTCGGCGCTGGTGTGGCTCTCACGGGCAGCATCGTCGGCCCGCTGATCTTCTTCATCGCCTTCAACGTGATTCGCCTGCTGACCAACTGGTACGGCGTAATGTACGGCTATGATAAAGGTACGGAACTCGTCAACGAAGTAGGCGGCAACCGCATGCGCTACCTCACGGAAGGTTCCTCCGTACTCGGTCTTCTCGTTATGGGCGCTCTCGTGGCCAAATGGACCACGGTCAATATGCCTTTGGTGCTGTCCTCCTATACGAACAGCCAGGGCGAGCAGGTGGTCACCACGGTACAGAGCCTGCTGGACAGCCTGATGCCTGGCATCGTGCCCATGCTCATGACCTTCGCCTGCATGTACCTCCTGAAAAAAGGCGTTAATCCGCTGGTTATCATTCTGGGCCTCTTCGCCCTTGGCATCGCCGGCTACGCTGTTGGTCTTTTCGCCTAA
- a CDS encoding PTS mannose/fructose/sorbose transporter subunit IIC yields MTSVQFILLIVVAAIAGMGSVLDEAQFHRPLVACTLVGLVLGDMTTGIILGGTLEMLALGWMNVGAAMAPDAALASVVSAILVIVGHQSIGAGIALAVPLAAAGQVLTIFVRTITVFFQHLADKFALEGNAFGIEMCHIGGLLLQGIRVAVPAAVVAAVAGTDTVNAMLASIPEVITRGLQVSGGFIVVVGYAMVINMMNAKSLMPYFFLGFLIAVFTNVNLIGFGAIGLIAAYFHIRGLQRELNGAGAGGSTDPLDAIDDSDLM; encoded by the coding sequence ATGACGAGTGTACAATTTATTTTGCTCATCGTTGTGGCAGCCATTGCTGGTATGGGGAGCGTGCTGGATGAAGCACAGTTCCATCGTCCGCTGGTAGCCTGCACCTTGGTCGGCCTGGTTCTGGGCGATATGACCACGGGCATTATCTTAGGTGGTACTCTGGAAATGCTGGCTTTGGGCTGGATGAACGTCGGTGCAGCTATGGCACCGGATGCCGCTCTGGCTTCTGTCGTTTCCGCTATCCTGGTTATCGTGGGTCATCAGTCCATCGGCGCCGGTATTGCTCTGGCTGTACCTCTTGCCGCTGCCGGCCAGGTGCTCACCATCTTCGTGCGTACCATCACGGTATTCTTCCAGCATTTAGCTGATAAATTCGCTTTGGAGGGCAATGCCTTCGGCATCGAGATGTGCCATATCGGCGGCCTCCTGCTGCAGGGTATCCGCGTAGCTGTTCCGGCTGCCGTCGTTGCAGCTGTTGCCGGTACGGACACCGTAAACGCCATGCTGGCTTCCATTCCGGAAGTAATCACCCGCGGCCTGCAGGTTTCCGGTGGTTTCATCGTAGTTGTTGGTTATGCCATGGTCATCAACATGATGAATGCCAAGAGCCTCATGCCCTATTTCTTCCTGGGCTTCCTGATTGCCGTGTTCACCAACGTCAACCTGATTGGTTTCGGTGCTATCGGCCTGATTGCTGCTTACTTCCACATCCGTGGCTTGCAGCGTGAACTGAACGGTGCCGGTGCTGGCGGTTCCACGGACCCGCTGGATGCAATCGACGATTCCGATTTGATGTAA
- a CDS encoding UbiX family flavin prenyltransferase encodes MKIVVGITGASGSIYALRLIDVLKAAGHEVHAVVTDSGWQVLDYECGVKREALAAKVDVLYDNDNVGAAIASGSFRVDAMAVLPCSMKTVASIAHSLSDNLLTRAADVMLKEGRRLILVPRETPMHAIHLENLLKLAQLGVKIVPAAPGFYHRPRTIDDLVNMLVGKVCDQLGLDLDLFARWEG; translated from the coding sequence ATGAAGATAGTGGTAGGAATAACCGGGGCCAGCGGCAGCATCTATGCCCTGCGGCTGATCGATGTGCTGAAAGCGGCAGGCCATGAGGTTCATGCCGTGGTCACGGACAGCGGCTGGCAGGTGCTGGATTATGAATGCGGCGTAAAGCGGGAGGCCTTGGCCGCCAAGGTGGATGTGCTCTATGACAACGATAACGTAGGGGCGGCCATTGCCAGCGGCTCCTTCCGGGTGGATGCCATGGCCGTGCTGCCCTGCTCCATGAAAACCGTGGCCAGCATCGCCCACAGTCTGTCGGATAATCTGCTGACCCGGGCGGCGGATGTGATGCTGAAGGAGGGCCGCAGGCTCATATTGGTGCCCCGGGAAACCCCCATGCATGCCATCCATCTGGAAAACCTGCTGAAACTGGCCCAATTGGGCGTGAAGATCGTGCCCGCCGCCCCGGGCTTCTACCACCGGCCCCGGACCATTGATGATCTGGTCAATATGCTGGTGGGCAAGGTCTGCGACCAGCTGGGGCTGGATCTGGATCTGTTTGCCCGCTGGGAAGGTTAG
- a CDS encoding PTS lactose/cellobiose transporter subunit IIA: protein MEELELIAFKIISGVGTARSCYIEAIQAAKAGDYDRAEKLIAEGDESFVEGHDAHAGLLTREANEGQGSTVSLLILHAEDQLMSAEGFKTIAQEFIDAYKRIDNLEAKLK from the coding sequence TTGGAAGAATTAGAACTCATTGCCTTTAAAATCATTTCCGGTGTGGGCACGGCCCGCAGCTGCTATATCGAAGCCATTCAGGCTGCCAAAGCCGGGGATTATGACCGGGCTGAAAAGCTCATTGCCGAAGGGGACGAAAGCTTTGTGGAGGGCCACGATGCCCATGCAGGGCTCTTGACCCGGGAAGCCAACGAAGGTCAGGGCAGCACGGTGTCCCTGCTGATCCTCCATGCGGAGGACCAGCTCATGAGCGCCGAAGGCTTCAAAACCATCGCTCAGGAATTCATCGATGCCTACAAGCGCATCGACAACCTGGAAGCAAAACTGAAATAA